One Candidatus Dadabacteria bacterium genomic region harbors:
- the ruvA gene encoding Holliday junction branch migration protein RuvA produces the protein MISLLKGKVVKKSPGSAVIEAGGVGYGFVPSARAFEEMPGEGKEAVLHIHTHLSVNAREGALELFGFSSGYEKEIFEKLLGVSGVGPRAALKILSCISAERLAEAVRKGDLDRRKITGLGPKRAAALMNELKGKVLPPPGPQTGETGDDAEAVFSVLRNYGFTAAEIRGAQREIEEEAKEAGSFEEAVKSALRVMRK, from the coding sequence ATGATTTCCCTGCTGAAAGGAAAGGTTGTTAAAAAGTCTCCCGGCTCGGCGGTAATTGAAGCAGGCGGGGTCGGCTACGGGTTTGTGCCGTCCGCCCGCGCGTTTGAGGAAATGCCCGGCGAGGGCAAAGAGGCCGTGCTTCACATTCACACCCATCTTTCGGTGAACGCGAGGGAGGGCGCGCTTGAGCTGTTCGGATTTTCATCCGGGTATGAGAAGGAGATTTTTGAAAAACTGCTCGGCGTTTCAGGCGTGGGGCCTCGGGCCGCGCTGAAGATTCTGTCGTGCATATCCGCGGAGCGGCTTGCCGAAGCCGTGCGCAAGGGCGACCTTGACAGGAGAAAGATCACCGGCCTCGGCCCGAAGAGGGCGGCGGCGTTAATGAACGAGCTCAAGGGCAAGGTTCTGCCGCCTCCGGGCCCCCAGACCGGCGAAACCGGTGATGACGCCGAGGCCGTTTTTTCCGTCCTGAGAAACTACGGCTTTACCGCCGCGGAGATAAGGGGCGCGCAAAGGGAGATTGAGGAGGAGGCGAAGGAGGCGGGGAGTTTTGAGGAGGCGGTAAAGAGCGCGCTCAGGGTGATGAGGAAATGA
- the ruvC gene encoding crossover junction endodeoxyribonuclease RuvC, whose product MRVIGIDPGSLSCGYGIVERSGNTLRVVESGAIRPKRSLPVSERLSEISVGISLKIRTFSPSCMSIEKVFMAKNSKSAIHLGQARGTALAAAGTASIEAHEYSSTGVKKSVTGNGRATKDEVKKMVSIMTGKREFASPDESDAIAVAICHINNADAAEKIPGFSAGRRQRRRFSPDDFPAERKGC is encoded by the coding sequence GTGAGGGTCATCGGGATTGACCCCGGCTCGCTTTCGTGCGGATACGGGATTGTGGAGCGTAGCGGGAATACGCTGCGTGTTGTGGAAAGCGGCGCGATACGCCCCAAACGCTCGCTTCCGGTGTCGGAGCGTTTAAGCGAGATAAGCGTCGGCATCTCCCTGAAGATCCGGACGTTTTCCCCCTCCTGCATGTCAATTGAAAAGGTGTTCATGGCGAAGAATTCCAAATCCGCCATCCATCTGGGGCAGGCGCGCGGAACGGCGCTTGCCGCCGCCGGGACGGCCTCCATAGAGGCGCACGAATACTCGTCCACGGGGGTTAAAAAATCGGTAACGGGCAACGGGCGGGCGACAAAAGACGAGGTTAAAAAGATGGTCTCCATTATGACGGGAAAGCGCGAGTTTGCCTCCCCGGACGAGTCGGACGCCATAGCGGTGGCAATTTGCCACATCAACAATGCGGACGCGGCGGAGAAAATACCGGGTTTTTCCGCCGGACGGAGGCAAAGGAGGCGTTTCTCGCCCGATGATTTCCCTGCTGAAAGGAAAGGTTGTTAA
- a CDS encoding YebC/PmpR family DNA-binding transcriptional regulator: MAGHSKWANIKHRKAAVDAKRGKVFTKVIRELTVAARQGGADTEANPRLRTAVALAKSHNMPGDTIDRAIKRGSGGTDGADFQEIFYEGYGPGGSAVYVRALTDNKNRTVSDIRHIFSKHGGSLGENGCVSWMFEMKGRIDFPADVDAEKLFDAAIEAGADDVLSEDGESAVITAVDSFEKVKQSLEAAGFKHEAAAVTMIPTNNVRIEGREANKMIQLVETLEDSDDVQNVYANFDIDDKLLEELSEGQ, from the coding sequence CCAAGCGCGGCAAGGTGTTCACAAAGGTCATACGCGAGCTGACGGTCGCCGCCCGGCAGGGCGGCGCGGACACCGAGGCAAACCCGCGCCTCCGGACTGCGGTCGCGCTCGCAAAGAGCCACAACATGCCCGGCGACACCATTGACCGCGCAATTAAACGCGGCTCCGGCGGCACGGACGGGGCGGACTTTCAGGAAATTTTCTACGAAGGCTACGGCCCCGGCGGAAGCGCGGTTTACGTGCGCGCCCTCACGGACAACAAAAACCGCACCGTTTCGGACATAAGGCACATATTCAGCAAGCACGGCGGAAGCCTCGGCGAGAACGGCTGCGTCTCCTGGATGTTTGAAATGAAGGGAAGGATAGACTTCCCGGCTGATGTTGACGCGGAAAAACTTTTTGACGCGGCAATAGAGGCGGGCGCGGACGATGTTCTGTCGGAAGACGGCGAGTCGGCGGTAATAACGGCGGTTGACAGTTTTGAAAAAGTGAAACAGTCGCTTGAAGCGGCGGGCTTCAAACACGAGGCGGCCGCCGTAACCATGATCCCCACAAACAACGTCAGAATAGAGGGCAGGGAGGCGAACAAGATGATTCAACTCGTGGAAACCCTTGAAGACAGCGATGACGTTCAGAATGTTTACGCCAATTTTGACATTGACGACAAACTGCTTGAAGAGTTGAGCGAAGGGCAGTGA